The following proteins are co-located in the Chaetodon trifascialis isolate fChaTrf1 chromosome 14, fChaTrf1.hap1, whole genome shotgun sequence genome:
- the nenf gene encoding neudesin, translating into MATLRICVLFVVLSTSLAEDVKLKYKPSTKPVRLFTEEELKRYDGSQEGQPIYMAIKGVVFDVTKGKEFYGKDAPYNALVGKDSTRAVAKMSLDPADLTSDTTGLTDEQLDSLHSVFEGTYKAKYPIVGYTASRILTEDGSPNKDFKPEDQPHFQIKDEF; encoded by the exons ATGGCAACGCTGCGGATTTGTGTCCTGTTTGTTGTCCTCTCTACGAGTTTAGCAGAAGACGTTAAACTAAAGTACAAACCATCCACCAAACCTGTCCGATTATTCAccgaggaggagctgaagagatACGACGGCAGCCAG GAGGGACAGCCTATTTACATGGCAATAAAAGGAGTGGTGTTTGATGTCACCAAGGGAAAAG AGTTTTATGGAAAAGATGCACCGTACAACGCCCTGGTTGGTAAAGACTCCACTCGGGCTGTTGCCAAGATGTCCTTGGACCCGGCAGACCTGACATCAGACACT ACGGGCCTCACTGACGAGCAGCTGGACTCTCTGCACAGCGTGTTTGAAGGCACGTACAAAGCAAAGTATCCCATCGTGGGTTACACGGCATCACGCATCCTCACCGAGGATGGAAGTCCCAACAAAGACTTCAAACCGGAGGACCAGCCCCACTTTCAGATCAAAGATGAGTTTTAA
- the pacc1 gene encoding proton-activated chloride channel codes for MLRKENSRSYQAFNDDDDDEGDTPSPDYFDDATEHLEPHEPTDSISQEDDIRGSSPSMRVSKACLKNVFTVVLIFIYLLLTAVAVFLAYQTISEFLDKLNHPVMSVTYKEVDVFSPPGIALYPGKAKLLSCRHHYHDNIPPLVDPGKPQKGDCLIKEVTYFGPFANETEKRALVVRGPSDVRNKELIFMQFSHNETEEDFSAITYMLFAKFNDLTDSANMSEFMRDCERNYSMWTFSGGFRTWVKMSLVRTSGKSSEAVEFRQESAVVKFNDKRPESEKSNQLFFAVFEWRDPFLQEIRLIVTANPWSSVAILCGVFMALFKAANFAKLTIQWIIRMRKRHLRNKARELNQITEN; via the exons ATGCTGAGGAAAGAAAACTCCCGCTCGTACCAAGCG TTcaatgacgatgacgatgatgaaggTGACACACCCTCTCCAGACTATTTTGACGATGCCACTGAACACCTGGAGCCCCACGAGCCCACCGACAGCATCTCACAAG AGGACGACATCAGGGGAAGCAGTCCATCGATGCGGGTCAGCAAAGCCTGCCTGAAGAACGTCTTCACCGTGGTGCTCATCTTCATCTACCTGCTGCTGACTGCGGTGGCCGTGTTCCTGGCCTACCAGACCATCTCCGAGTTCCTGGACAAGCTCAACCACCCTGTGATGTCCGTCACCTACAAGGAGGTCGACGTGTTTTCGCCCCCGG GTATCGCTCTGTACCCCGGCAAAGCTAAGCTGTTGAGCTGCAGACATCACTACCACGACAACATCCCGCCTTTGGTGGACCCAGGCAAGCCTCAGAAAGGAGACTGTCTGATTAAAGAAGTGACGTACTTTGGGCCGTTTGCCAATGAAACAGAG AAAAGAGCTCTGGTGGTCCGAGGCCCCTCTGATGTCAGAAACAAAGAGCTGATCTTCATGCAGTTCAGCCATAATGAAACAGAAGAGGACTTCAGCGCCATCACTTACATGCTTTTTGCCAAGTTTAACGACTTGACTGACAG TGCAAATATGTCCGAGTTTATGAGGGACTGCGAGAGGAATTACTCCATGTGGACCTTCTCCGGAGGATTCAGGACCTGGGTCAAGATGTCTTTAGTGAGGACGTCGGGGAAAAGCAGTGAGGCTGTCGAGTTTCGGCAAGAG TCTGCTGTGGTGAAATTCAACGACAAAAGGCCCGAGTCTGAGAAAAGCAATCAGCTCTTCTTTGCTGTCTTCGAGTGGCGGGATCCTTTTCTGCAAGAAATCAGACTG ATCGTCACTGCAAATCCCTGGAGCTCTGTGGCCATCCTCTGCGGCGTCTTCATGGCTCTCTTCAAGGCCGCTAATTTTGCCAAACTCACCATCCAGTGGATCATCAGGATGCGAAAGAGGCATCTGAGGAATAAAGCACGAGAGCTGAACCAAATAACCGAGAACTGA